A window of Daucus carota subsp. sativus chromosome 2, DH1 v3.0, whole genome shotgun sequence genomic DNA:
TATTttctgatttataatatttcacattttttatttggttatataaattaatttgtaagtattttaaataaaaaaaatatttatatttatattgtgaatataattttttaaataaagtagTTAAGGCTAAAAAACAaagaacataatttttttaattttaaaatttacatattaaatataagaaataagAATAAATGTGTaccatttttgtataaaaattaagaacaaaaaaaatcaatacaaTGTCCTGTATTTTTTTGTCCtgtattttgttatatatttggtattttataaaaaaaatcaaaacaatgtcctgtatttttttgtcatgtattttgttatatatttgatattttataagaaaaaccAATACAATGTCCTGTATTTTTTTATCCTGTATTTTGTCTTCAAACCTAAAGTTCTGTAAACAGGTACTACAAGTTCTGTACACAAgtatgaaataaatatattcaaaataaaaattaaagaataaaaaatatgcaCAATACAACTAATATAGTGTCCTGTACTTTCTTATACTGTAtttttctcaaatgtttattcataatttgtaatttattatgttttatgttttgttatataaatatgttgtaattttattaaatagataacatatttttatatattttataaacataatttttaaaatagtgtctttaaaattatttaaaatacagaacataagtTTTTCagatatacaaatttaaaataaacgAGCACcacttttgtttaaaatattaaaaaataagaaaaacgtaaaaaaataacaaatacaatgtcctgtatttctaatacagttttttttctcccattttctgtttttatttatgtataatttttttagcatgttaggtatttttttttcaatacaattctttatgtatttttaatatagGTAGTATAATACACACTCAGAAACTGAAAATATGcatcacaaaaaatataatataaaaaaataaaaaaaattaagattatgaaatataaaaccatgataaaaaaaaaactacgtGACTAAGTACTTAACGTTTAACGTTTATACATGTGCTTACTTAACGTTTATACATGCAACGTGCGTGAGAATTAGGTTTGCAGTTACAGGCTTCCAGCATACATGCATATATTCTACGGTCCAGATTAAAAGTTACTAAGTTACTAGTTACCCGCTGAACtataccatatatatatatatatatatatatatatatatatatatatatatatatatatatataatcggggtCGGGAATCGGGGCGGTGAGACAccaatccccgaccccgccccgatccccgaattttttataaaccttTCCCCGATCCCCGTCCCGcccccgaatccccgacccgatcGGGTCGGGATCGAGCGGGGCGGGGTAAATGCCATCCGTACCTACTTACATTGGAATACATCTTGCACttgagcaaattttacataatcattATATACATAATCACTTTTTCATTACCAATAAGTactgaataatttttttaagttaagtCAAACATACCCATATAATTATATCAGCCATCACAATGAAGGAGACCTCGTAGAAATTGACATTAAACTGCTGCCTCAGCAGGGACCATTGATGCCTTTGCAGGGACCATCATCTTGGATGGTAATGCATCATTATGTGTATAATCAGTCATTACTTGAGttttaaactctgatcattgaAGGGGACCAGAGCAATTATTCAGGCTGTATCTTTCTCATTGCataaaaatacaattaacaTACCTCTAGACccttaaaatcaaacaaatcatGTGATTATATGTAGTCAAAGAAACAAACAAATTTGATTGCATCAAATCTTCTGGGACAATCTTTCTATAGCTACAGATTATCATTTATTGAATTCATTCACTATAAATATACAAGCTGCATCTCATTTCTGGCATTACAAGAAAAACAAATTCATAATGGGCTCCTTAACCACAAGCCACCACAAGCTTCCAATCATTGACTTCACAGATCAACTTAAAAACACTACACCAAACTCCACTGAATCTAGTTGGATCATGAAATGCAAAAATGTTACAAGTGCCTTGGAAGATTATGGCTGTTTCGTTGGAGTGTTTGACACAGTTTCGACAGAGCTGGACACTGCAGTTTTTGATGCATTAAAAGATTTGTTTGATCTTCCGACTGAAACCAAAGTACAGAACAAGTCTACCAAACCATTGTATGGTTATGTAGGTCAAATACCTTTCATTCCTCTCTACGAGAGCCTTGGCATAGATTTTTCCAACACTCCTCAAGGAATCCAGAGTTTCACAGATGTAATGTGGCCCGAGGGAAATGAAGATTTCAGGTACAGTTAGATTTCATACACATGAATTTCAATCTCTTGTTTTTGATTATATACTCAATACAACAGTAACTAACTCATTTGTTTTTGGCGCGGTTTTGAAGCAAAACTCTGCTATCCTACACGAAGCTAGTAGCAGAAATGGAGCAAATGGTTGTCCGAATGATATTTGAAAGCTATGGCGTAGAGAAGTACCATGATTCTCATCTCAAATCCGCTACTTACCTCTGTCGAGCCATGAAATATAAAACACCAGAGAAGAACCAGAGTAACAtgggctttgtttctcacacgGACAAGGATTTTGTAACCATACTTCATCAGAATCAAGTGAATGGCTTGGAGATAAAAGCAAAAGACGGGGAGTGGTTTTCAGTTGAGCTCTCCCCTTCATCCTTCATAGTCATGGCAGGCGAAGCAGCAATGGTAATACATTCATGTTGCCTACAACATAATAcgtttttaagttatttttacGAAATGCAAAGTTCCCAAAATATTTACCATATGGTCTACCGAATGATGATGTGACAGTGACTTTGTT
This region includes:
- the LOC108208345 gene encoding probable 2-oxoglutarate-dependent dioxygenase AOP1, producing MGSLTTSHHKLPIIDFTDQLKNTTPNSTESSWIMKCKNVTSALEDYGCFVGVFDTVSTELDTAVFDALKDLFDLPTETKVQNKSTKPLYGYVGQIPFIPLYESLGIDFSNTPQGIQSFTDVMWPEGNEDFSKTLLSYTKLVAEMEQMVVRMIFESYGVEKYHDSHLKSATYLCRAMKYKTPEKNQSNMGFVSHTDKDFVTILHQNQVNGLEIKAKDGEWFSVELSPSSFIVMAGEAAMAWSNNRMYSPYHRVTMNYGKEARYSIAQFSFMEGMIETPEELVDEAHPLQYEAFDHLKFLAFYDKEENRKLECAIKAYCGVCDNNKKL